The window ATATTTACTCTGTTATAATAATTTTTATCTGGATGAATATCATCAAATAATTCTTTATTTATACTTTCATGTTTTATTAAAGTTCTTATAGCTCCAGATTTTTTAAATTTCAAATAAGACTCCAAAGATCTTTCGCCTATAGATATAGAAACTGGAAGTTTTGTTTTTTCTCTTATAATTTTTATTATACTCATCAAATCTTCATCTTTAAAAAAATTATCTTCTCCACTTTGAAGAACTATTGTATCTAAACCCCATTTTTTTGCTTTCAATGCAGAATTTATTATTTCCTCATTACTCATCCTGTACCTATTTATATTCAAATTATCTCTTCTTATACCACAATAGTCACAATTTTTAGAACAATAATTACTAAACTCTATAAGAGCTTTAATTGATACATAATCAACAGTAAAAAAATTTTTAACTCTCTTAGCTACTTCATACATTAAATACCTTTCTTTACCATTCAAAGAAAGTATATATTTTATATGTTCTTTTTCAATTGTCATATTATTGGAAAAAAAATCTAAGATTTCTTTTCCTTTTAAATCAAATTGTTGATATAAATCATTAAATATTTCCATAAAATCTCCTTTAAAATTAAAAATATAGATCTCTTTGATCTGTTGATTTAATTTTTTCAAGATTTGATAAAAGTTTTTCTTTCATATTTATATCTTTAATACCTTTCAGTTCATTATTTATAACCTTTAAACAAGAATTTTTAGTTTCATCAGAAGCATAATCAACAACATACTCCATTAAAGTACTTATAGCATTTGGTGTACAAAAACGTTTAACAAAACCCGGAATTGCGAATTCCATAAAATGTTCACCTGTTCTACCCAATCTATAACATCCAGTACAAAAAGAAGGTAAAAAATTATTATCTGTAAGTTGTTTTATAACTTCATCTAAAGATCTTTGATCACCGAGAACAAATTGAGATTTTTTATATGATTCTTTATCTTGTGTTGAATAAGCTCCAACCCCTATATTTGAACCTGCATCTATTTGAGAAACACCAAATTCCATAAGATCATTTCTAATACTTATAGGTTCTCTAGCTGTTAATATCAATCCTGTATAAGGCACGGCAAGTCTTAATATAGCAACTAATTTTTTAAATTTTTTGTCATCAACTATATATGGAGGTCTTTCAGAAACAGGTGTATTTAAAGCAGGTTCTATTCTCGGAAAAGAAATGGTATGAGGGCCTACATTAAACCTTTCTTCAAAATGAATGGCATGGGATAAAAGGCCCATCATTTCATATTTCCAATCATACATTCCAAATAAAGCTCCTATTCCAACATCATCTATTCCAGCACCAAAAGCCCTATCCAAAGAATATAATCTCCATCTATAACTAGATTTTGGACCTCTTGGATGTATCTTTTTAAAAGTTTTTTCATGATATGTTTCTTGAAAAACTTGAAAAGTTCCTATTCCTGCATCATGAATTATTTTAAACCCTTCAATAGTCTGAGGTGCAGCATTTATATTAACTCTTCTTATATTACCATGACCACTTTTGACAGAATAAACTGCTTCAACGGTTTTTGCAATAAATTTAGCATCATACATCGGATGTTCTCCATAAACTAATATAAGTCTTTTATGACCTCTGTCTATTAAAGCTTTAGTTTCTTGTTTAACTTCATCAATACTTAAAGAATTTCTAAATATTTCTTTATTAGAAACTCTAAATCCACAATACTCACAATCATTTATACATTCATTTCCTATATACATAGGTGCAAACAAAACAATTCTGTTACCATAAACTTTTTCTTTTAATTTCTTTGCTCCATCAAATATCATATTTTCAAGTCTTTCATCTTCACAATTTAAAAGATATGACATTTCTTCAAGATTCAATCTATTTTTATCCAAAGATTTTTGAATGATATCTTCAACTCTTTTTGGATCTGGATTAATATTTTCTTGAAGTAATGTACTTATTTTCTCATCATCAATAAATGTTTTAGTTTTTGAATCCTTAATATAAAACATTTTAATACCCCCTTAGTATTTTAAAATATGTGATTTTACTTTAACCCCTGATACTTGCCCCAATTTACCATTTAAAGCACCTATTAAATCTGTATTAGATTTAAAGATTATAAATATAATGGCGATATTTTCTTTTTTCATCGGATACCCGACTCTTAAAAGAATATTATCGCCAAAATCATGAAGTATTTTATTTACTTTTTCAAAAGATTCTTCTCTGTTTGTAATCGCAATTGAAATCATAGCTATTTTTTCTTCCATAAAAAAAGCCCTCCCTTTGATATTTTTTTCTCAAAGGAAGGAGGATACAATATATGGCAAGTAAACCTGATAAGTTTTATTTTTGATCAGTATTGTCATAAAATTCCCTCTTCCTTTGATGTCAGAATTATGTCCTTCACCTCAGGAAAAATATTAACTTGTTCTATTTTTAACAATGTTATTATAACAAAAAAACATTAATTAAAAGTTACTCATTATCATATATTTGGTTTTATTTTATTAATAACATGTTTATAATACTACAAAAAATAAAAAAAGAGAGTTTATCCTCTCTTTTTATAAATGGTGGAGACGGCGGGAATCGAACCCGCGTCCGAACATAAGCCGCACCGACTTCTCCGAGCGCAGTTCATGTTTAAGATTTCAGATTAATATCTTTCATGAACAAAAAATAAAAATCCTATCATTGTAAAATTTCCATAAATACTCCAATGAGAAAGTATAAATGTAAGAGTCCTTTTAATGACACCCAACTAATTCATGAGACTCGGCATCAAAAAGTGGGCGAGCTGCGCTTAGGCAGCTAAAGCGTAATTTTCTTCTGCGTTTATATTTATGTGTTCGCTTTTTAACGAGGTTGCGAAACCTCGACTCGCTTCTCGGAACGGCCTATACCCGTCGAAGCCTTTTCGTCCCCATACGCTTTATTCATTATATCATATATTGTTAAAGATTTCAAGATTTTTGAAGTTGCCAACTGATCTTTTCAGATATTTCTGGTTCAATCTCTCTTAAATATGGAACGAGTTCAAAATCAGATAATAATACTTTTACAAGAGAATCTAAGACAAGAGCTCTTATAGAATTGGAGTTTGTATTTTTATATTTTGAGATTAAATTATTTACAACTCTTTTTGATGGCATGTTGGTCATAGCCATTATACTGATTTCTTCAAGTTCACCTCCATCATCTATATAAGTTTCAATATAC is drawn from Oceanotoga teriensis and contains these coding sequences:
- the hydG gene encoding [FeFe] hydrogenase H-cluster radical SAM maturase HydG, with product MFYIKDSKTKTFIDDEKISTLLQENINPDPKRVEDIIQKSLDKNRLNLEEMSYLLNCEDERLENMIFDGAKKLKEKVYGNRIVLFAPMYIGNECINDCEYCGFRVSNKEIFRNSLSIDEVKQETKALIDRGHKRLILVYGEHPMYDAKFIAKTVEAVYSVKSGHGNIRRVNINAAPQTIEGFKIIHDAGIGTFQVFQETYHEKTFKKIHPRGPKSSYRWRLYSLDRAFGAGIDDVGIGALFGMYDWKYEMMGLLSHAIHFEERFNVGPHTISFPRIEPALNTPVSERPPYIVDDKKFKKLVAILRLAVPYTGLILTAREPISIRNDLMEFGVSQIDAGSNIGVGAYSTQDKESYKKSQFVLGDQRSLDEVIKQLTDNNFLPSFCTGCYRLGRTGEHFMEFAIPGFVKRFCTPNAISTLMEYVVDYASDETKNSCLKVINNELKGIKDINMKEKLLSNLEKIKSTDQRDLYF
- the hydE gene encoding [FeFe] hydrogenase H-cluster radical SAM maturase HydE, whose protein sequence is MEIFNDLYQQFDLKGKEILDFFSNNMTIEKEHIKYILSLNGKERYLMYEVAKRVKNFFTVDYVSIKALIEFSNYCSKNCDYCGIRRDNLNINRYRMSNEEIINSALKAKKWGLDTIVLQSGEDNFFKDEDLMSIIKIIREKTKLPVSISIGERSLESYLKFKKSGAIRTLIKHESINKELFDDIHPDKNYYNRVNILKYTDSIGYVTGSGFIVGLPNQTDDDMADDIIFMRDENVRMIGIGPLIASKNTPFENMKNGSVVKTMNACCAARLTVPKAQMPATTALGTLNYNSHYESLKYFCNVVMVNITPDIYRKNYNIYDNKAKIDFFETLKELKKRNLKVSPITMKALSR
- a CDS encoding TM1266 family iron-only hydrogenase system putative regulator, translating into MEEKIAMISIAITNREESFEKVNKILHDFGDNILLRVGYPMKKENIAIIFIIFKSNTDLIGALNGKLGQVSGVKVKSHILKY